In one Sphingomonas sanguinis genomic region, the following are encoded:
- a CDS encoding muconate/chloromuconate family cycloisomerase → MATIVEIDTYIVDIPTIRPHVLAMATMHHQSIVLVRLRDSDGIEGIGEGTTIGGLSYGEESPEGIKLAIDTYIAPVLETCDPSQVGAAMAKIGKSVFGNHLAKCAVETALLDLAGKRLGVPVSTLIGGGAIRDRLPVAWTLASGDTARDIEEAERVLAERRHNIFKLKIGKRDVRADVAHVAAIKRAVGDRGSVRVDVNQNWSEAQADLGMKLLEEAGVDLVEQPVARHDHAAMARLSAKHVVPLMADEALHGPADAFAIAACGGARVFAVKIAQSGGLLPAHAVATIAQAGGVGLYGGTMLEGGVGTAASAHVFATLPSLAWGTELFGPLLLTEDILAEPLRYADFHLSVPTGPGLGIALDEDRVAFHRRDRRSPTLHIVAGRG, encoded by the coding sequence ATGGCCACGATCGTCGAGATCGATACCTATATCGTCGACATACCGACGATCCGGCCGCACGTGCTCGCGATGGCCACTATGCATCACCAGTCGATCGTGCTGGTCCGGCTGCGCGACTCCGACGGCATCGAGGGGATCGGCGAAGGCACGACCATCGGCGGCCTCAGCTATGGCGAGGAAAGCCCGGAGGGCATCAAGCTCGCCATCGACACCTATATCGCCCCCGTCCTCGAAACCTGCGACCCATCGCAGGTCGGGGCCGCGATGGCCAAGATCGGCAAGAGCGTCTTCGGCAATCACCTCGCCAAATGCGCGGTCGAAACCGCCCTGCTGGACCTGGCTGGCAAGCGGCTGGGCGTGCCCGTCTCCACGCTGATCGGCGGCGGCGCGATCCGCGACCGGTTGCCGGTCGCCTGGACACTGGCAAGCGGCGATACCGCGCGCGACATCGAGGAGGCCGAACGGGTCCTGGCCGAGCGGCGGCACAACATCTTCAAGCTCAAGATCGGCAAGCGCGACGTGCGCGCCGATGTCGCCCATGTCGCCGCGATCAAGCGCGCGGTCGGCGACCGGGGCAGCGTGCGCGTTGACGTCAACCAGAACTGGAGCGAGGCGCAGGCCGATCTCGGCATGAAGCTGCTGGAGGAGGCGGGCGTCGATCTGGTCGAACAGCCGGTCGCGCGGCACGATCATGCCGCCATGGCCCGGCTGTCCGCCAAACATGTCGTCCCGTTGATGGCGGACGAGGCACTGCACGGGCCCGCCGACGCCTTCGCCATTGCGGCGTGCGGCGGGGCGCGGGTCTTCGCGGTCAAGATCGCCCAGTCCGGCGGCCTGCTCCCGGCCCATGCCGTGGCCACGATCGCGCAGGCGGGTGGCGTCGGGCTCTATGGAGGCACGATGCTGGAGGGCGGCGTTGGCACCGCGGCGTCGGCGCATGTCTTCGCTACCCTGCCCTCTCTGGCCTGGGGGACCGAGTTGTTCGGCCCACTCCTGCTGACCGAAGACATATTGGCCGAGCCTCTGCGCTATGCCGATTTCCACCTGAGCGTGCCGACCGGCCCCGGCCTGGGCATCGCGCTGGACGAGGACCGCGTCGCGTTCCACCGACGCGACCGTCGCTCCCCTACCCTTCATATCGTCGCGGGAAGAGGCTGA
- the catC gene encoding muconolactone Delta-isomerase — translation MLFHVEMDVDIPLGFDAEEAARLKAAEKARFQELQRAGTWRHIWRVVGQYANVSIFDVGSNAELHDILMSLPLYPFMTIRVTALCRHPSSLHDDDR, via the coding sequence ATGTTGTTTCACGTCGAAATGGATGTCGATATTCCGCTCGGCTTCGATGCCGAGGAAGCGGCACGGCTCAAGGCCGCCGAGAAGGCCCGTTTCCAGGAGCTGCAACGCGCGGGCACCTGGCGCCACATCTGGCGGGTGGTCGGCCAATACGCCAATGTCAGCATCTTCGATGTCGGCTCCAATGCCGAGTTGCACGACATCCTGATGAGCCTGCCGCTCTACCCCTTCATGACGATCCGCGTGACGGCGCTGTGCCGCCACCCCTCGTCCCTACACGACGACGACCGCTGA